CGCTGTCGCGTAGATAATCCAGAATTTCCCTGTCCTCCTCGCCGAGTTCGCTCATACCCTCGACTAGGGCGCGAGCGCCCTTAAGAATTCCTTACGCGTTCGCGCCGTCGTAGAGGTGGATCGCGGCGACCGCGCAGATCCCACCGACGATCGCCAGGGCGAAGCTCCAGCCCGCGACGATCTGATTGCTGTAGGCGACCAACATTCCGACCGCGCCCGCCACCGCGAGCACGCCGAACGCCAGTCCCAGCCCGATACCCATGTCCGAGCCCGCGGTTGCCTCGCTCATGTCCTCTCGTTCCGTGACTCACCACTTAATTCATTCGAGGTCCGAGCAACGGCGAGTCGGTAGTGCCGGGGCGCCTGCGAGCACGCCAGAGCCGGGACGACGCCCGGAGTTGGCGTCGCGACCGCCGACTCAGTCCTGCGTCGAGTCGGACTGGATAGTCGTGTGTTCGGACTCCTCGCTGAGCGCGAGGTTCGTCGCGATCTCGGCGTTACGGACGGCATACTGAGCGGTCTGCTGGAGGCTCACGAGCACCTCGCGGACCCGCAGGACGTCGTCGTTGGACATCTCGTCGAGGTCGTCCAGGATCTCGGCCTCGCGGTCGCCGATCTCGGCGAACATCTCGCGGACCTCGATGGCGATGTCGTAGTCGCGCTCGACGGCCGCCTCGACCGCGAGTTCGGTGATCTCGTTGACCTGGTCGGTGAACTCGCGGATGCGACGCATCGTCGAGGAGTCGACGTTCAGCGAGTGGCCCTCGGTCTCCAGGGCGATCTCGGCGATGTCTTCGGCGTTGTCCGCGGTCAGTTCGAGGTTCTTCGCGATCGAACGGTAGCCGATGAGCGGGAACCCGTCGTTCAGCCCCACCGCCCGCGCGAGGTTGGGGTTCTGGTAGGAAGTGAATATCAGGCGCAGCAGCAGGACGAAGATCTTGTTGGCCTGCCGTTCCCGGTTCAGGGCCCGCTGGGCGAGGTCGGGGTTGCCGTGGGCGAGCGCCTTGATCGCCTCGTTTCGCATCGTCGAGCCCGTGCTCTCCAGTCGTTCGAGGAGGTTGTCGAGCGTGAAGTCCTCCGGGTCGACAGAGCAACGAATGGCGATCCGCTCGGGGGTCTCCTCGACGACGCCAAGTCCCATCAGCTGGGTCTCGGCGTTGTAGACGGCGTTGATGTGGGAACTCTCCAGGGTCCCGCTCTCGCCGGCGTCGACGTGGATGATGCGCCGCCCGAGGACGTACTGCGAGAGGATCGCCCGTTCGAGCGCGTCTGCGTTGAGGTCCTCGGCGTGGATGACCGCCTCGGACTCCTCGCCCTGGACGGACTCGGGCATCACCGTCAGCGTCCCCTTGCCGCCCATCCGCAGCGATACCTCGTCACCCTTCTCGACGTTGTGCTCCTTGGCCCACTTCGCAGGGAGGGTCATCGCCAGCGTCGACGGACCCAACCGCTGGACTTTCCGCGTTTCCATACCCTTTCTTATTCTCAATCGACCTTAAACGTATTCATACACCGTATAATTCTCTGTCAAATAATATTACGCATAGTGGACGATCGTCCGAAAATCGCAACGACCGATCTGAACGGTTACCATACTAGGAATCTGGGGAGGGTCACGCAGGTAGAAGACGGGCGAGCAGGTGGGGTGCGGTCACTCGATGTCGACGAGCCGTCGCTCGTAGCGGCCGACCCTGACGCGGTGCCAGCCCCGCAGTGACTCGTCGAGGTCGGGGTCACCCGTGTCGACGCGGAGGGCGTCCAGTCCGTCGAGTTTCGCGCGGGTCGCGACGATCTCGATCGTCGATCGGCGGATCACCTCGGGAGAGATCTGCTGGTTGCCGCGACCGAAGACGAATCCCTGTCCACCGATCGGGGAGACGACGACCACGTTTCGCTCGCCCAGGGCCGCCTCGATGTCGGCAGCGCCCCCGTCGCGGACGACCACTTTGCCCGTCGGCACCGCACCGCTGGCCCGTCCGTTTCCGGCGTCCGCCCGCCACACGTCGACGCCCAGCGGCGTCCCTTCGAACCCGAGTTCGGCCTTGATCGCGCCGACGGTTCCGCCAGGGCCGAGGACGTAGGTCGTCCCTGGTCGGACCTCTTCGGCGACCCCTTCGGCGAGCGTCGCGACGGAGCCGCCGCCGGTCTGCTTGCTCGCCTGGCGCTGTTCGGCGACGGGCGTCTTCGCGATCGCTCGCAGCTCGGTCGACACCTCCTGGGCTCGGTAGGCGTCCTCGTCCACGTCGTTGACCTCGCCGGTCTCCACGTCCTCGAACGACGCGGCGACGATCCCCGCTTCTCGGGGCCGTACCGCGAACACCGACGAGTAGATCTTCACCCCCGCCGGCACCCCCAGGATCGGGATCTCGCTGTCGCACTCGGTTACCGCCTCGGCCACGTCGACGGCGGTCCCGTCGCCCCCGACGAACAGTATCAGATCCGCGTCGCGCTCGACGAACGCGTGGACCGCCGCGCGGGTGTCCGCCGCCGTCGTCTCCCCGCCCTCGCCCTCGCTCCCCGAGGGCGCTCCGACGACGAGGGGGTCGAATCCCACCGCACGCGCGGCGTCCGCACCCATCGGCCCGTCGAAAGCGAGTAGCTCGACGCTCGCACCCGTCCCGGCCAGCGCGTCCAGCGCCGCGCGCGCTCGTTCGGGTGCCCGCGGCTCCGCCCCGCGTTCGCGGGCCTCCTCGACTTTCCCGTCGGTGCCCTTCAGTCCCACTCGCCCGCCCATGCCGGCGATCGGGTTGACGACCACGCCGATCCGTCGCATCACAGGTGATTCGGCGCGGCCGGCCAAAAGCGACCCGACTCCCGAGCCGGCTGCCCGACTCCCGGCGGAGTCGGCGCGAGCCCGACGACCGGTCCCTGCGTCGACTCCGGCCGGACCGGGACGAGCGCGGCGGAAACCGGGCGGTTTTACATCGCGTCACGCGAAACGCTCCGATATGTACATGCCGCTGCAGGAGAGCGCCGAGGCCGTGCAGGGCGGGCTCATCAACGTCGCGGGGTTCGTTTTGCTATTGGGCGGACTGCTGTTGACCGCGCTGTGGTGGAAGATCCTCTATCGGTAGCGCCGCGTTACTCGTCGCTCTCCGTCTCGATATCGGCCAGTTCGACCCGATCGCGTAGCCACGCGGCGGCCGTCTCGACTTCCTGGTCACCGCCCCGTATCTTCACTCGCACCGAGTCGCCAGGGTAGCTCCCGACGGCCACGTCGAACCGGTCGCGCAGCTCGTCGATCCGGTCCAGCAACGCGCTCTCCGGTTCGTCGGCGACGACCGAGGTGACGTGTTCGATCTCGCCGGCGAACTCGTCCGCGATCGTCTCGAACATGGCTTTCATCTCCGCGGGCACGCCCGGCAGGACGTAGACGCTCCCGACGACGCAACCGGGGGCGACGCCCTCGAGGTTCTTCAGCAGACGAGCGCCCCGAGGGATGTCCGCGGTTCCCTCGGCGAGGTCGTCGGCCGCGTAGCCGCCTTCCTCGGCGAGCCAGTCCAGCGCCTCCTCGCTCTCGACGACCTCGCGGCCGAAGGCGGCGGCGACGCCGTCCATCGTCAGGTCGTCGTGGGTCGGCCCGAGCCCGCCGGTCACGAGGACGGCGTCGTAGGCGGCCCGGTACTCGTTGACGACGCGGGCGATGTCGGCCACGCGGTCCGGGAGCGTGACGACTCGCTCCACGTCGACGCCGCGCTCGGTCAGTCGTTCCCCCAGCCAGGCGGCGTTCGTGTTCACCGTGTCGCCGACGAGCAACTCGTCGCCGACCGTGACGATAGCAACGCGCATACCCGCCGTTGGCACCCGACGCGTAAAAGGTCGCCTGCTTCCGGTCAGAACGGTCGCGGGCGTGGCGACTCCTGTCGCCGCTGCACCCCGCGGCGCCTACTCCCGTCCCGCACCGGTCGCGACTACCGCATCCCCGGCGGTGGGTCGTCGTCGTCGAACTCGTCGGTCTCGGTCTCCACGTCGAGACCGATCTCTTCGCGCCGACGCTCCAGCACGCGGATCTGCCGCAGGTAGTACAGCGCGCCGCCGATACCGACCAGCGCGAGGACCCCACCGATGCCGCCGAACAGCAGCAGGTCCCGCGCGAGGTAGTACCGGGTCACTATCGGGCCGCGTTCGACCGAGTTCCAGCGGACGGTCATCCGGTTCGACTCGTCGGGGGAGCTTGTGGTGTAGCCACCCGGCGAGACCTTCGAGAGCAGCGGCACGCCGACGCGAGCCTGCGGCGGAAGGACGACCTCGACCGAGTGGGCCGACTCGAGGAACGTCGGGACCGCGAACCGCTTGGCGTTGGGCCGGTTCGCCGTGAACGCCACCTGGCCCCCTGCCTCGGGGAGCGTCACGTTCAGCCGCGAGTTCGTCGCGTTGACGTAGAAGTTCGACCGGTTGGCCGGCGCGGTGACCGTCCCGTTGTCGGGGTAGCGGAATCGGAGCGAGGCCACGTCCAGCGGCTCGTCGGTGCCGAGTTCGCTCCGCTGGTACAGCTCGACGTACGACTCGTTCTCGACGCCGAGTATCCCCGTGAAGTTCCCGCGGCCAACGTCGTAGGTCGTCGTCGCGTTGGTGTCCCAGTCGTAGGTCGCGTTCTGATTCAGCTGCGCCTCGTCGGGGCCGCCGCCGCCGAACGGCGACGCACAGCCCCCGAGCGCGACGAGCACTGCCAACAGGCCGAGCGCGAGGACCGATCGCCGCCTCATGGCACGACACAGAGCAGCTCCGCCGGCATGTACTGGCCGATGCTCGCCAGCAGCCCCGGCGGGTCGGTGTCTTCGGTACAGACGATGCTCTGTTCGAGCAGACCGAGCCGCTCGACGGTCACGATGTCCTGGGCGTGGCCCGCACGGTTGACCGTCGCCCGCGCCTCGGCCCGCGTCGCCGAGTTGACGTTGACCCGCCCCGCCCCGCGCGTCCAGTCGTAGAGGCGGTCGCGCTCGGCGTCGGCCAGTCGTGCGGGTTCGTCCTCGTCGGGGTCGGCCGCGACGAACCGCATCGGCAGGTGCTGGACGAGGCCGAACCGCGTCCGGATCTGCTCTGGCGTCCCCTGTCCGAGCCCGATCTCGCCGGCGGGAATGCGCACGTCACGGCCGAAGCCGGCGTCGAGGACGAACCCCTCGTCGTCCCACGACTCGAGCGTCCCGACGTGTTCCGCGCCCGGGTCGATTTCGGGCGTGACCTCGCCCCACTCCTCGGCGAGGGCGTTGGCCGCGACCGTCGCGTCCTCGCCGTCGAGGGCGACCTCGGGGAAGTCGTCGTCGCGGATCTCGAGGGTAAACGCCACGTCGAGGTCGCCGACGACGTTGTTTACCTGCGAGCGCAGCGAGTCGGTCGCTCGCGACCGGGCGTCGCCCTCGACGTACAGCTTGGTTGCGAGTACGACCATCAGGCCTCGCCGTGCTCGACGTTGAGTTCGTCGCGCAGTTGTGCGATCCGCGTCTCCATCGCGTCGACCAGGCGAGTGTTCTCCATCGCCTCGACGGGGTTGCCACAGTCCGGGCACTCGAAGCCGAACTCCATGGCTTCGCCGAACTCGAAGCGGATGCCGCAGTGCTCACACAGGTAGAACTCGTTGTCCTTCTCGTAGCCCTCCCGCTCCTCCAGAGCTTCGAGCAGCCGGTACATCTCCGACTCAAGTTGCTCGGGGATCTTCTCGTACTCGAAGGTCCAGAGGTACGTGAGCCACCCCGAGTCCTCGTCGCGAAGCCGGCGGTAGCTCGCCAGGTCGTTCTCGTAGAGGATGAACAGCGCACGGCGAACGTCGTTGAGCTCCAGGCCGAGGTCCTCGGCGAGCTCCTCGTCGGTCACTTCGCCGTCCGGCGGTGCCGCCGCCACCGGCATCCCTTTCGGGCCGACCAGCTCGTGTAAGTACTTCTGTATAACGGGGTCCTCCAGAAGTTCGTCAAAAGCCATTACGTCCGTCTCAGTCCGTGAGGCGTTTAAAAGCACCGGATGGACGGAACCGTCGCGTCCCGGCGTCTGCCCCGAATTCGCGGCGCGCGCCGGCTTCACTCGGCCTCGTCGGCCGATCCGGCGTCTCCGTGGCGGTCGGCGCCGCCCGGTTCCACGACGCGCTTGCCGGTCTCTTTCGGGATCACTTCGCGGTCGGCGCCGACCCACTCGCGGTCGAGTTCGGCCCCGTCGAACATCCGGTCGAGCGTCACCGCGAGCGACGCCACCTCCGAGTGGGGCTGGTTCGTCACGGCGACGTTGTAGTCGGCGCGCTCGTACACGTCGAACGACACCTTCTCGGCACCGACGACGAACAGGACCGGCTCGTCCGCCGCCAGCGACTCGCGCAGGTCGTCCTGCACGTTCTGGATCGGCAGCCCGTACATCGTGAGGTGGACGACCGGGCCGGTCCAGTCGGAGATGGTCGCCTTCGGCGCGTCGGTGACCTCGACCTCGAAGGGGCCGCCGAAGCGGTCGGTGATGTCCCGCACCGTGTCGGCCGAGCCGGACGCCTTCGGGCCGAAGACGACGCGGTCGGCACCCAGCGCCCGCGCCGTGAGTCCGACGTGGGTCGTCATCCGGTCGTCGCGACCCGGCCGGTGACCCAGCCGGAGGACGGCGACCTCGGGTTCGTCGTTCATGCGCGACGGCTACGCGAGCCCCGTTTAGGAGCCTTCCGACCGAGCGACCGGATCGGCGCTCCCCTCCCCCGCGCCTCGCTCGCGCCCCCAGCCCTCGGAACGCGCGTTCTCGATCGCCGACCGGACGGTCTCCCAGCCGAATCCGTCGAGGGCCGACCCGTTCACGAACACCCACGGCGTGCCGCGCACGCCCGCGTCGATTCCCTGCTGTTTGTCGGCCTCCACGACCGAGCGATAGGTCCGACCCTCGGCGTCGGACCGGACGCGCTCGCCGTCCACGTCGACGTCCCCTGCGAGGTCGGCGTACGTCGACGGCCCCAGATCGGCCTGGTTGTCGAACAGCAGGTCGGCGTACGCGAAGAAGGCCGCGTCGTCGGCCGCGTGCTGGACGGCCCGCGCGGCGTTGGCCGCCGTGTACGAGTCGGGTTCGTGCATGTCCAGCGGGAAGTCGTAGTGTTCGAGTCGGACGACTCCCGGGTCGACGTATTCGCGCTCGACCTGCGGCGCGATCTGCTGGTCGAACTGCCGGCAGGCCGGACAGGCGAAGTCCTTGTAGACGCCGACGGTGACCGAAGCGTCCTCGGGTCCCTTGTACGGCGTCGGCAGCGACACGTCACGAGCGGTCGGCGTCCCTTCGCTTCCCGGCCCGGAGACGAGTCCGTTACATCCCGCGAGCGCGCTCCCGGCGAGCGCGCCAGTCCCCGCGAGAAACGCGCGTCTGCTCGATCCCCGTGTCTCGTCGTTCATACGTCGTCTGTGGCCCCTGTCGCGTTTACCGTTGTCGGTGACACGTTCGGCGTCGCAGCCGGACGTCCGGTCGGGTTCCCGGACGCCGACTCGCTCCGATCGACCGCAACACACATGTCGGCGCTAGACGACGTTCGCCCATGGAACTCTCTGGCAAGCGACTGGTCGTCACTGGCGGCGCGGGCTTCGTGGGTTCGCACCTCTGTGAGCGACTGGTCGCAGACAACGAGGTGGTCGCGGTCGACGACTTTTCGAACGGCGAGCGCGCGTGGCTGCCCGACGGCGTCGAAGTGGTCGAGGGCGACTTGACCGACCCCGAGGTGGCCGCCGAAGCGATCACCGAAGAGGTAGACGGCGTCTTCCACTTCGCCGCGAACAAGAACGCCGCCGCCGACGACATCGACCAGTACCGCTTCAACAACGAACTCACCGAGACCGTCCTCGACCGGATGGACGAGGTCGGTGTCGACAAGATCGCCTTTACCTCTTCGTCGACGGTGTACGGCGAGGCCCCGCGGCCCACCCCCGAGGACTACGCGCCGCTGGAGCCCATCAGCATCTACGGCGCCTCCAAACTCGGCGAGGAGAGTCTGCTGTCGGTGTACGCCAACAGCCACGACTTCACCGCGTGGGTCTACCGGTTCGCCAACATCGTCGGCCCGCGGCTTCAGCTGGGTGCGGTCATCCCCGACTTCGTCGACAAACTGGAGGACGACCCCGACTCGCTGACGATCCTCGGCGACGGCCGCCAGGAGAAGTCGTACATGCACGTCGACGACTGTGTCGATGCCATGTGTCACGTCGTCGAACACGCCGGGGACGTCTCCGAGGGCACCTCGGAGGCTCGTCGGACTTCGTCTGACGGTGACTTCAACGTCTACAATCTGGGCACGCGCACGACGACCTCGGTGACGACCATCGCCGATATCGTCAGCGACGAGATGGGCCTCGATCCGGCCTACGAGTACACGGGCGGCGACCGCGGGTGGGTCGGCGACGTGCCGCGGATGCGCCTCTCCATCGAGAAGCTCTCGGCGCTGGGCTGGGAGCCCGAGGGGTCGTCCGACGACGCCGTCCGACGCGCGACCCGTCAACTGCTCGACGGCTGACCGGCGGCTCCAGAAGCGTCGCGACGCGTCGGGTTCAGGGCGCGTAGGTGCCTTCGAGCTGTGCCTTGCCGACGAGGCAGCCCTCGGCGGCGTCGTAGGCGTCGTCCTTGGTGGCGTCCCGGCCGAGATTCAGGCGGTCGTCGAGCGCGTAGAGGAGGAACCGGTAGGTGTGCTCGCGGTCCGGCGGGTTCGGGCCGCCCCAGCCGGTCTCCCCGTAGTCGTTCTCGCCGGCGACGGCGCCGTCGCCCTCGAGGTCCCAGTCCTCGGGGATCGACTCGGTGTCGGCGTCGACGTTCCAGACGACCCAGTGGTCCCAGATCTTCCCCGCGGGCTCGCGCGCGTCGGGGTCGTCGACGACGATCAGGAACGATTCCGTGTTCGAGGGCGCCCCCGAGATCTCCAAAGGCGGGTTGACGTTGTCCTCGGTGTAGCCGTAACGCTCGGGGATCGCCGTGCCGTCCGCGAACGCCGGACTGGTGAATTGCAGGTCGGCCATGCTACGGCGAACCGACGACGCCCCGACAGTTAAACCCGACCCACCGTTCGCCCGGCCTACAGGTTTCCCACGAGGGCGGCCGAGCGCGCCGTCGCAGTCGTGCGACCTGCAGTAGCGTCCCCAGCGGAGCGCCACGACTATATCCGGGGGTCGCCAAGCCGCGGCCGTGCAGATAGTGGGGTACGAGAGCGGTACCGACGGACCGCCAGCGCTGCTGATCGCCGACGACGGCTCCGTCTCGGCGGTGGCGCTCGACCCTCATGCCGAGATCACCTACGCCCTCGAGGAACGCCACTGCGCCGGCGTGCTCGACGACGGCTCGCACATACCCTGTCCCCGCGATGGCGCGCCCTACTGCGACGACCACACCTCCCGGTGGCCCTGCGCGCGATGCACGGGGGAGTGCTCGATGCCCGTCGACGCCTGCCGCGAGGAACACGCCATCTACCTCGCCGCCTTCGCGCCCGCGACGTTCAAAGTCGGCGTCACGCGCTCCTGGCGGCTCGACACCCGCCTGCGCGAGCAGGGCGCCGACCGCGCCGCGCACCTCCGGACGGTCGCCGACGGCCGCGTCGCCCGGCAGATCGAGGCCGAGATCGCGACCGACGTCGGCGACCGCGTGCGCGTCCCGACGAAGGTCCGCGGCCTCCACGAGCGGGTCGACGAGGCTGCCTGGGACACCCTGCTCGCCGAGTTCGACCCGATCGAGACCTACGACTTCGACTACGGTCTCGACCTCGTCGACCGGCCGGTGACCGAAACGGTCGCTTCGGGGACGGTCAGGGGCGTCCAGGGTAGGGTGCTGTTACTCGACAACGGCGGCAGCACGTACGCCGTCGACATGCGCGACCTCGTCGGGTACGACGTGCGGCCGGGCGAGAGCGACCGAAACCTCCAGTCCAGCCTCGGCGCGTTCGGGTAGGCCAGTCGGCGCGGGCGTCACACGGGCGGCACGCCCGAGCGGCGGGCGGTGGTGTCGGACACGAGAGCGATGCCGCAGGCCGGAAGACCGTGGAACGTCTCCGCCCGATCGCCAGTCCGGATATCGCCCGGTACGACAACCCTTTTGGGACGGCGCGGCCAAGCGCGACCATGGCAGACGATACCTCAGAGGAGAACGACGCGCCCGCGGAGGAGTCGGCCGACGGGGCCGACGGAGCAGACGCCGAGGGCGAGAGCGACGACGAGTCCCAGTCCTTCCGCGAGCGGGTCGAGGAGATCCGCCAGCAGCGCGCCGAAGAAGGCGAGGGCGACGGCGAAGGCATGAGCCGCGAGGAGCGCATGGAAGAGATGATGGGCGGCGGTGGCGGCCCGCCCGGCATGGGCGGCGGTGGCGGCGGCAATCCCTTCGCGCAGATGATGGGCGGCATGATGGGCGGCGGTGGCGGCCCGCCCGGCATGGGCGGCGGCCCGGGCGGCCCGGGCGGCCGCGGCGAGGAGGAGTCCTCCTCGAAGGCCGACGAGGAACTCGTCCGCGAGGTCCGCAAACTCCGCGACGAGGTCCACGACGCCCGCCGCGAACTCGGTCGCATCGCCGACGCGCTCGAAGACTGAACTCGCCGCTCCCGAATCGTCCCGCCGACCGACCCAGTCACCGTTTTGCGAGGGAGTAGACGGCCTGCTCGTGGAGCGCCGGGTGCGGCTGTGCCGGCGGTCGCGCGGACTGCACGTCGGAGAGCGCCGACCGGAACGAGCGGTCCTCCGCGGCGGCGAGCGCGACCGCGGCGACTGCCGCGCTCCGCGAGACGCCGTGCGAACAGTGAACGAGCAGAGACCCCGGTCTCGACCCGAGGAGTCGACACGCCGTGTCGGCGGCCGCTTCGAACGCGGCCCACTCGTTGCCGGGGCCGTCGACGAGGGGTCGGTGATGGGTCGTCGCCGGTCGCGGCTCGGCCGTCAGCGAGAGGACGTTGTCGCCGCGAGCGGGAGCGCCGGTCCGGTGGTCGTCGGGCCGGTCGGGGTCGGCGGCGGCCGCGTTCCCGACGAACAGGTCGCGTTCGCAGACTCGCCGAGCGATCGGTCGGTCGTGGCCGTAGCCGAACGGGCGGACGACCGTCTCGTCGTGACGCCACCAGTCGGGGCCTTCGCGGCCGAGATTCGTACCAGGCATAGCTACTGCGGCCCGAGAACGGCGAAGTGGGACGGTCGCCGCGCTACTCCTCGTAGGCGAGGTTCATGACGAACTGCGAGAAGGTGTCGCTGTGGGCGTTGACCTCGTCGTCGCCGACGAACGGGGAGAGCTGGTCGCCGGCCATCAACAGCGAGAAGTCGAGGTCGCGGGCGGCGGGCGTCAGATAGTAGGTGTTGTGGCCGTTGTAGACGGTCTCCTCGCGCTGGATGAGGTCCTGGTCGGCCAGCGCGTCGGCGATGCGGCTCCCCTTGCGGGAACTCACGTCCAGCTCCTTCCAGAAGTCGCTCTGGTGGATGCCTCCCGTCTCCCGGATGAGTTCCAGTCCCGCGTGCTCGTCCTCGTTGAGGTCGGCTTCGGCAGCGGCCATACGGGTACGGTCCGTGTCTGACCGGTTTAAACCTGGCCCTCCACGTCGCGGTAGTCGGTCTCGCACGGGGGACCGTCGGCGTAGCGGTATCGCGATCCCTCACGGCCGATCTCGACCAGCGACGACGAGCGCGTCCCGAAGCGGTCGCGGTGGATACAGACGCCGTACTCGTGGTCGGCGACCACGTCGGCGGCGCGGTCGAGCCATTCCGTACTCCGCTCGCCAGGCTCGACCTCCAGAGCGGCCGCGACTTTCCCGGCGTTCTCGGCCTGGGCTCGCCCGGCCTCGGCGCGGCGCTCGGGGATAGTGTAGTCGCCGTCGGCGCCGACGTTGACGACGACGTGGACGCCGGGGTCGAAGTTCCGAACGCGGCGACGGTCGCCGTCCCACTCGACGAACAGCGCGGCGCTCGCGTCCGCGACGACGAGGTTGAACCCGTCGTAGGTGTTCTCGTCGAGTTCCCGCTCGACCAGGCGTGTGGCCGCCTCCGCCGAGGACTGGCGGAGCGCGTCCCGGACGAGCAACCCGCGCGAGCGCTCGCCGCCCGGGTCACGCCCGTTCCACCGATTGGTGATCGCGACGAACACACCCGCCTCGTTGTAGCCGATCCAGGTGCCGCCCGCTTCCTCGTCGCGGGGGGCGACGACGCGGGGTGACTCTTCGATCACTTCGGGCGGCGTCGACGGTCTATCGAGCGCCTCGTCGCGGTTGGCCGCCGCGACGACCGGCGCGTCGGGGAACACCTGCCAGGCGAAGACGAGCGTACACACGACTCGGGGTAGGCGACCGAGCGGATTAAACCTCGTGGCGCGACCCGCGGAGAATACGCCTGCCGTCCGGACGAGGACGGCAGTTACTCGTCGGTCCGCGCCGCGACCAGTCGCTCCCGAACGGCCTCGCGGTCGATCGTCCCGGAGTGCGTTCGCGGTATCTCGGTGGCGAACGCGACGGTCTTCGGGACGGCGAACGCCGCGAGGTCGTCGCCGGCGGCCGCTCGGACACGCTCCGGGGAGAGCGCCGCGGCGTCGGCAGGCACGACCAACGCGGCGACGCGCTGGCCCCACTCTTCGTCGGGGATGCCGACGACGGCCGCGTCGACCACGCCGTCGGTATCGCGGAGCGCGTCGGCGACCCCCGCGGTGTGAACGTTCTCGCCGCCGGTGACGACGGTGTCGTCGACGCGACCGACGACCCACAGTCGCCCCGCGTCGTCGGTGTACCCCAGATCACCCGTGTGAAAGCCTCGATCGTCGACGGCCGACGCCGTGTGAGCGGCGTCGAGATAGCCCGGCGTGACCGTCGGGCCCGAGACGACGAGTTCGCCGGTTTCACCGGGCTCGGCGGGTGAGTCGTCGTTCCCCAGGACCGTGACCGTCGTCCCACGGAGTGGCTTGCCGACCGTGCCCGGGTTGTCCCTGGCCTCCCCGGGGGTCGCAGTCGCGACCTGCGAGGCGGTTTCGGTCGTGCCGTAGGTCGGACAGGCGGGGACGCCGCGGTCGGCACAGCGCTCGACCAGCTCGCGCGAAGCGGGCGCACCGCCCAGGAGGACGAACCGCAGCGAGTCGGCGGGCCGCCAGCCGGCGTCGAGCAGTCGGGTGAGCATCGTCGGGACGAGCGAGACGGCGGTGATATCGCGTTCGTCGAGCACGCGTGCGGTCGCCTCGGCGTCGAACTCGCGCTGGACGACGGTCGTCGTGCCGTACAGCGTCGACCGGACGATCGGTGCGAGCCCGCCCATGTGATAGGTGGGGAGACAGACGAGCCAGCGGTCGTCCGGTTCGACGCCGAGCCGGTGAGCCGAGGCGGTAGCGCTCGCGACGAGGTTCCGACGTGTGAGACTGACGCCCTTCGGATCGCCCGAGGTCCCGGAGGTGAACATCACGACGCGCTCGGAATCGAGCGCGCGCTCCGACGGGGCGACACCGCCACGACCGTCGCGATCGCCGTCGTCGAGCGGGAGTCGCGCCACGTCGTCCACCCCGGGGTCGTCGACCGATGCGACCGACACGCCTCCGGGAGCCACCGCGGA
This DNA window, taken from Halosimplex litoreum, encodes the following:
- a CDS encoding class I adenylate-forming enzyme family protein, with translation MADQSVDSLAQRAASTPGATAVVDADTGAEWTYTDLDERASARATALEAVADTDLDGSRVGLVLGTRPAVADLYFAVGRLGASAVALNVELPAARLRSQAARADIDLLVGERATEDLASAVAPGGVSVASVDDPGVDDVARLPLDDGDRDGRGGVAPSERALDSERVVMFTSGTSGDPKGVSLTRRNLVASATASAHRLGVEPDDRWLVCLPTYHMGGLAPIVRSTLYGTTTVVQREFDAEATARVLDERDITAVSLVPTMLTRLLDAGWRPADSLRFVLLGGAPASRELVERCADRGVPACPTYGTTETASQVATATPGEARDNPGTVGKPLRGTTVTVLGNDDSPAEPGETGELVVSGPTVTPGYLDAAHTASAVDDRGFHTGDLGYTDDAGRLWVVGRVDDTVVTGGENVHTAGVADALRDTDGVVDAAVVGIPDEEWGQRVAALVVPADAAALSPERVRAAAGDDLAAFAVPKTVAFATEIPRTHSGTIDREAVRERLVAARTDE
- a CDS encoding NAD-dependent epimerase/dehydratase family protein; protein product: MELSGKRLVVTGGAGFVGSHLCERLVADNEVVAVDDFSNGERAWLPDGVEVVEGDLTDPEVAAEAITEEVDGVFHFAANKNAAADDIDQYRFNNELTETVLDRMDEVGVDKIAFTSSSTVYGEAPRPTPEDYAPLEPISIYGASKLGEESLLSVYANSHDFTAWVYRFANIVGPRLQLGAVIPDFVDKLEDDPDSLTILGDGRQEKSYMHVDDCVDAMCHVVEHAGDVSEGTSEARRTSSDGDFNVYNLGTRTTTSVTTIADIVSDEMGLDPAYEYTGGDRGWVGDVPRMRLSIEKLSALGWEPEGSSDDAVRRATRQLLDG
- a CDS encoding NRDE family protein: MCTLVFAWQVFPDAPVVAAANRDEALDRPSTPPEVIEESPRVVAPRDEEAGGTWIGYNEAGVFVAITNRWNGRDPGGERSRGLLVRDALRQSSAEAATRLVERELDENTYDGFNLVVADASAALFVEWDGDRRRVRNFDPGVHVVVNVGADGDYTIPERRAEAGRAQAENAGKVAAALEVEPGERSTEWLDRAADVVADHEYGVCIHRDRFGTRSSSLVEIGREGSRYRYADGPPCETDYRDVEGQV
- a CDS encoding helix-turn-helix transcriptional regulator, which produces MAAAEADLNEDEHAGLELIRETGGIHQSDFWKELDVSSRKGSRIADALADQDLIQREETVYNGHNTYYLTPAARDLDFSLLMAGDQLSPFVGDDEVNAHSDTFSQFVMNLAYEE
- a CDS encoding DUF2797 domain-containing protein, with translation MQIVGYESGTDGPPALLIADDGSVSAVALDPHAEITYALEERHCAGVLDDGSHIPCPRDGAPYCDDHTSRWPCARCTGECSMPVDACREEHAIYLAAFAPATFKVGVTRSWRLDTRLREQGADRAAHLRTVADGRVARQIEAEIATDVGDRVRVPTKVRGLHERVDEAAWDTLLAEFDPIETYDFDYGLDLVDRPVTETVASGTVRGVQGRVLLLDNGGSTYAVDMRDLVGYDVRPGESDRNLQSSLGAFG
- a CDS encoding protein-tyrosine phosphatase family protein, whose translation is MPGTNLGREGPDWWRHDETVVRPFGYGHDRPIARRVCERDLFVGNAAAADPDRPDDHRTGAPARGDNVLSLTAEPRPATTHHRPLVDGPGNEWAAFEAAADTACRLLGSRPGSLLVHCSHGVSRSAAVAAVALAAAEDRSFRSALSDVQSARPPAQPHPALHEQAVYSLAKR
- a CDS encoding YbhB/YbcL family Raf kinase inhibitor-like protein — encoded protein: MADLQFTSPAFADGTAIPERYGYTEDNVNPPLEISGAPSNTESFLIVVDDPDAREPAGKIWDHWVVWNVDADTESIPEDWDLEGDGAVAGENDYGETGWGGPNPPDREHTYRFLLYALDDRLNLGRDATKDDAYDAAEGCLVGKAQLEGTYAP